From a region of the Bacteroidota bacterium genome:
- a CDS encoding ORF6N domain-containing protein, with product MSVIVKQDIVEKKILLIRGMNVILDKDLAELYDVKTKSLNLAVKRNIDRFPQDFMFQLSKEEFADLRFQFETSRWGGIRYLPYVFTEQGVAMLSSVLNSKRAIQVNIA from the coding sequence ATGTCAGTTATTGTTAAGCAGGATATTGTTGAGAAAAAAATACTATTGATCAGAGGCATGAATGTAATATTAGATAAAGACCTTGCTGAACTTTACGACGTAAAAACAAAATCACTAAATCTTGCGGTAAAAAGGAATATAGATAGATTCCCACAGGATTTTATGTTTCAATTATCAAAAGAAGAATTTGCTGACTTGAGGTTTCAATTTGAAACCTCAAGATGGGGCGGTATTAGATATCTGCCTTACGTATTTACCGAGCAGGGTGTTGCTATGCTTTCCAGTGTCCTTAACAGTAAAAGAGCAATTCAGGTGAACATCGCTA